The following are encoded in a window of Cryptococcus neoformans var. neoformans B-3501A chromosome 13, whole genome shotgun sequence genomic DNA:
- a CDS encoding hypothetical protein (HMMPfam hit to Sugar_tr, Sugar (and other) transporter, score: 117.8, E(): 2.5e-32): MTLNTVTPVIVEEEKMDVEHVEEAKVDNEFDPNLVIKSPFEDLSFFVTLKTFKKATFLALLAAFSAAADGYQIAMTGSIIANKGFIQTYGTAYNSAGELILDANVLAAWGGVQSAGQGLGMLSMHFIADKFGRKWAFYGLWLALVLGVTCETVGRHWQIWLVAKLASGYGVGSVQFLTGTYITEIVPSRTRGFILIFYSIWYAIGQLFASAALKVLADQQPYNYLDLIYTEWAMIGIMIMAYLYLPESPWWYANHNKDDRGRAVVERLNGGIEGYDVDFHYSLIKKTVDNEKAQKTATLGADRGFWKGLWDCREVFTGANGFRTLVAFYPAAIQQMSGLAVLSNYSSYFAQVAGFSDPFVFSLLLAIVAILITILICLTTDFIGRRAIFLGAVVVTWCMLIIVGGMGLIKNPSHSINQLVLFFSLVWRMSSTCLGTLGWSYVAETGSGRLRAITAGVSAAGGVAIGTLFSTTVPYMLNANYANWGLKTCFFFAGVSAPMCIAAFFIMPDTSKRTPAELDEMFERKIKPWRFRSYVSDAQKALQAQKERTGETDAVALQNASNRR; encoded by the exons ATGACTCTCAATACCGTAACGCCTGTGATcgtggaggaagaaaagatggacgTCGAGCatgtggaagaagcaaaGGTGGATAATGAATTCGACCCAAATCTAGTCATCAAATCGCCTTTCGAGGACTTGTCTTTCTTTGTCACACTCAAAACCTTTAAAAAGGCGACCTTTCTGGCTCTTTTGGCTGCTTTCTCCGCAGCTGCCGA TGGGTATCAGATTGCAATGACCGGTTCAATTATCGCAAATAAAGGATTCATCCAGACATATGGTACTGCCTACAACAGCGCCGGAGAGTTGATTTTGGATGCAAACGTTCTTGCGGCATGGGGAGGTGTTCAGAGTGCAGGCCAGGGGTTGGGTATGCTTAGCATGCATTT CATCGCTGATAAGTTTGGTCGAAAATGGGCATTCTATGGGCTATGGCTCGCTCTCGTGCTC GGTGTCACGTGTGAGACCGTTGGGAGACATTGGCAAATCTGGCTCGTTGCCAAGCTCGCTTCTGGTTACGGTGTCGGCAGTGTACAATTCCTCACCGGCACATACATCACTGAGATTGTTCCTTCGAGAACAAGAGGTTTTATTCTTATCTTTTATAGTATCTG GTATGCCATTGGTCAGCTTTTCGCCTCTGCAGCACTAAAGGTTCTTGCCGATCAACAGCCGTACAATTACCTCGATTTGATCTATACTGAGTGGGCTATGATA GGAATCATGATCATGGCATATCTTTATCTTCCCGAATCTCCCT GGTGGTATGCGAATCACAACAAAGACGATCGCGGCAGAGCCGTCGTTGAGCGCTTGAATGGAGGGATTGAGGGCTACGACGTCGATTTTCACTACAGTCTCATCAAAAAAACGGTTGATAATGAGAAGGCTCAAAAGACGGCTACATTAGGTGCTGATCGAGGGTTTTGGAAGGGTCTGTGGGATTGTCGTGAGGTCTTTACTGGTGCAAATGGG TTCCGTACATTGGTGGCCTTCTATCCAGCGGCTATTCAACAGATGTCTGGTCTTGCGGTC CTTTCCAATTACTCGAGTTACTTTGCGCAAGTAGCAGGTTTCTCAGACCCTTTCGTCTTTTCACTCCTCCTCGC TATTGTCGCTATCCTCATCACAATTCTTATCTGTCTCACTACAGATTTCATTGGCCGACGAGCGATCTTCTTGGGAGCAGTGGTGGTAACCTGGTGTATGCTGATCATTGTCGGAGGGATGGGTTTGATAAAAAATCCTAGCCACAGTATAAACCAACTCGTC cttttcttctcacTTGTTTGGCGGATGTCTTCTACTTGTCTTGGCACTCTCGGTTGGTCCTATGTCGCAGAAACTGGCTCAGGCCGTCTTCGAGCAATTACGGCAGGTGTCTCGGCAGCTGGAGGGGTTGCAATTGGAACGTTGTTCAGTACTACAGTCCCGTACATG CTCAACGCCAACTACGCCAACTGGGGTCTAAAGacctgcttcttcttcgccggCGTATCTGCACCAATGTGTATTGCCGCTTTTTTCATCATGCCAGATACAAGTAAACGTACGCCCGCGGAGCTGGATGAAATgtttgagaggaagatcaaACCATGGAG GTTCCGAAGCTACGTTTCTGATGCGCAGAAGGCCTTGCAGGCGCAGAAGGAGCGAACAGGCGAGACGGACGCTGTTGCTCTGCAGAACGCTAGCAACAGGAGGTAA
- a CDS encoding hypothetical protein (Similar to gi|32414281|ref|XP_327620.1| hypothetical protein [Neurospora crassa], FASTA scores: opt: 1074, E(): 1.8e-62, (32.143% identity (66.786% similar) in 560 aa overlap (9-549:3-555)); HMMPfam hit to Transp_cyt_pur, Permease for cytosine/purines, uracil, thiamine, allantoin, score: 307.4, E(): 2.1e-89): MTVTQTIRKRLTSPSAWVLPKEESCIAPEEVWSNKDMDPAPLEHRRWTSWTFFAYWISDLITPGGWATSSSFVEMGLTWWESCLAMYVGGFLVAIVITANGIIGAKIHTPFAITSRSVYGYWGSKFVVFSRMACACFWLSINSWSGGVFISLMIEAIWPQYANLKNTIPVSQGATSVDFLSFFLFWLLQFPFIFIHPSKLKWVFNAKAFLVVIVAVGTMIWALVKAGSHAGEALGSPANRAASGIPRFKAFMYAVTAAQSTWATLSVNIGDFSRYCKKPSASYIQLLVFPILYAGLSFFASITASCASYVYGSENSYYQPYDIVALWNTSAGGRCAMFLASFVWALCNVTTNITANSISAANDMTSLAPKYINIQRGQFIAVTIGVWGFVPWKVLATASNFLTFMSSYSIVLAPIAVIMVTDFFLVKKQKVDIYELYKPHGIYRFSKGWNWRAYIALAVAVAPNLPGMVNAINSSIEIGNIKYVYMVSNIVGNTIALTVYLVLNYVFPATESQVDAPMHDLLSPEEDYGAAYGIYQSPLKDGEKDVEADAEVKSALM; the protein is encoded by the exons ATGACTGTCACGCAAACCATTAGAAAGCGTCTCACCAGCCCTTCAGCATGGGTTTTGCCCAAGGAGGAATCTTGTATTGCTCCCGAGGAAGTATGGAGTAACAAGG ATATGGATCCCGCGCCCTTGGAGCATCGTCGATGGACATCGTGGACCTTCTTCGCCTATTGGATTTCCGATTTAATCACACCTGGTGGATGGGCTACATCAAGCTCGTTTGTTGAGATGGGATTGACGTGGTGGGAAAGTTGCCTTGCGATGTACGTTGGTGGGTTTTTGGTTGCGATCGTCATCACTG CCAATGGTATCATTGGTGCCAAG ATTCACACGCCTTTCGCTATTACTTCTCGATCGGTCTACGGCTACTGGGGTTCCAAGTTCGTCGTCTTTTCCCGGATGGCTTGTGCTTGTTTCTGGCTCAGTATCAATTCTTGGTC CGGTGGAGTGTTTATTAGCCTCATGATCGAAGCGATATGGCCTCAGTATGCGAACCTCAAGAACACCATCCCCGTCAGCCAAGGTGCTACTTCTGTCGACTTtttgtctttcttcttgttctg GTTGCTTCAGttccccttcatcttcatccacccTTCGAAACTCAAGTGGGTCTTCAACGCCAAGGCATTTCTGGTCGTTATTGTTGCTGTTGGCACTATGATTTGG GCTCTTGTCAAGGCTGGTTCTCACGCGGGAGAAGCTTTGGGTTCTCCTGCCAACCGGGCTGCAAGCGGTATCCCAAGGTTCAAGGCGTTCATGTATGCTGTCACCGCTGCCCAATCCACTTGGGCTACTCTTA GTGTCAATATCGGTGACTTCTCTAGATACTGCAAGAAGCCCTCCGCCTCCTACATCCAACTTCTTGTCTTCCCTATCCTCTACGCTGGCTTGAGTTTCTTCGCTTCCATCACTGCCTCATGCGCAAGCTACGTTTATGGCTCTGAGAACTCTTACTATCAGCCGTACGATATTGTT GCTCTTTGGAACACCTCTGCCGGTGGTCGATGTGCCATGTTCCTCGCCTCCTTCGTCTGGGCTCTCTGTAACGTCACCACCAACATCACCGCCAACTCCATTTCCGCCGCCAACGACATGACCTCCCTCGCCCCAAAGTACATAAACATCCAGCGTGGCCAATTCATCGCTGTCACGATCGGTGTTTGGGGTTTCGTCCCTTGGAAGGTCCTTGCTACCGCTTCCAACTTTCTTACTTTCATGTCTTCTTACTCCATCGTGCTTGCTCCCATTGCCGTCATTATGGTCACCgatttcttcctcgtcaagAAGCAAAAGGTTGACATCTATGAACTTTACAAGCCGCATGGTATCTATCGATTCTCAAAGGGATGGAACTGGAGGGCGTACATCGCATTGGCTGTTGCTGTGGCACCCAACTTGCCTGGTATGGTTAACGCAATCAACTCAAGCATCGAGATCGGAAACATCAAATATGTTTACATGGTCTCCAACATTGTCGGTAACACAA TTGCCCTCACAGTCTACCTTGTTTTGAACTACGTTTTCCCTGCGACAGAATCTCAGGTCGATGCGCCTATGCACGACCTTCTCAGTCCCGAAGAAGACTATGGTGCGGCGTACGGTATCTACCAATCCCCTCTCAAGGACGGCGAGAAGGACGTTGAAGCAGATGCCGAGGTCAAATCAGCATTGATGTAG